The following nucleotide sequence is from Microbacterium arborescens.
CTGAGATCGTCTTCGGCAGCTCGAAGAACTCGACACGGCGCACCCGCATGTACGGCGGCATGTGCTCACGCGCGTGAGCGAGGATCGCCCGCGCGGTCTCGGCGGACGCTCCCCACGACGCCGCGAGCGCCACGTAGGCCTTCACGATGTTGAGCCGCACGGCATCCGGCGCCCCGACGACCCCCGCCTCGGCGACGGCGGGATGGGTCAAGAGGATCGACTCGACCTCGAACGGCGACACCTTGAAATCGCTGGCTTTGAACACGTCGTCGGTGCGTCCGACGAAGGTGAGCTGTCCGTCGGCGTCGCGGACGGCGACGTCGCTCGTGTGGTAATACCCGTCGTGATCGACCTTGGCGGTGCGCTCGGGCTCGCCGAGGTAGCCGGGCATGAGGTTGAGCGGACGCGTCGGAGCGGTGGGGAGACAGATCTCGCCCTCGTCTCCGATCCGACCCGTGAGGGGGTCGATGAGCACGATGTCGTTGCCCGGAAGCGGGCGACCCATCGCACCCGGCTTCACCGCGACACCCGGGGTGTTGCCGATGACCGCCGTCAGCTCGGTCTGGCCGTAGCCGTCGCGGATCTGCAGACCCCACCAGCGCTCGATCGTGTCGATCACTTCGGGGTTCAGGGGCTCGCCGGCCGACAGAAGCTCGCGCAGCGCGTGCGGACGCTTCTCGAGATCGGCCTGGATCAGCATGCGCCAGACCGTGGGCGGTGCGCAGAAGGTGTTGACGCCGTTGCGATCGAGCTGCTCCACGAGGCGTGCGGCGTCGAAGCGTGCGTAGTTGTACACGAAGATCGTCGCCTCGGCGATCCACGGGGCGAAGAACAGGCTCCACGCGTGCTTGCCCCACCCCGGGGCGCTGATCGTCATGTGGACGTCGCCGGGGCGCACGCCGATCCAGTAGGTCGTCGAGAGATGCCCCACCGGGTAGCTCACGTGCGTATGGACGACCATCTTGGGTCGCGACGTCGTTCCCGAGGTGAAGTAGACGATCGCCGGGTCGTCCGAGGCGACGACGACGCCGGGCGCGGTGTCAGCGGCGGTCGCTGTGTCGGCGAACGACTGCCAGCCCGGGCGCTCGCCGCCCACGACGATGCGCTCGAACCGACCCGCGATCCCGTCGAACTTGGCGGCGTCGACCGGGTCGGCGAGCACGGCGCGGATGTCGGCGCGCTCGACTCGTTCGAGGAGGTCGTCGGTGCCCAGCACGACGGATGTCGGCAGGATGACGGCGCCGATCTTGAGGATCGCGAGCATCGCCTCCCACAGCTCGACGCGGTTGCCGAGCATCAGCATGACGGCATCCCCGTGCCCGATGCCCTGCTCGGTGAGCCAGTTGGCGACGCGGTTCGAGCGCCGACGCATCTCGTCGTACGTGACCTGAACCTCGGTGCCGTCCTCGTCGACGACGTGCAACGCGACGCGGTCGTTGCCGGTCGCGATCGCGTCGAACCAGTCGACGGCCCAATTGAAGTGGTCGCCGACGTCAGGCCAGACGAACCCCGCGTGGGCCGCCTCGGGCGAATGCGCGTTGTCGAGAAGGAAGTCGCGGGCGGCGCGGAACGCGGCTGTCGCCGCCGTCGCATCGGGAGAAGACATGGGCCTCGGATCTGTTCTCTCGTCCGCAGCAGGCGCACCGGACGCCTTCCGAGTCTAAGAAGGACCGGATGCTGGGCGAAGCATGGGACACGCGGATTCAGCGCGAGGCGATCACCGTGGAGACCCCGTCGTCGACCAGCAGCGCCTGATCGTCTCGCAGCAGCAGGAGGGCGAAGTCCGACCCGTAGGTGTCGACGGTGCGGCGGATCAGCTCAGGCGGGTAAGGCGGCAGGGCGCCGTCGGCATGCGGGATGACGGTGACGTCGATCAACCCGAGACCCGCGTGGGTCGCGAGGGCGGGGCCATCGGCCGGATCGTCCATGAGCGAGGCGGGTGTCACGTCGGGCGCCGCGACGATGGATCCCGCGCTCAGCCCGACATAGGGGAGGCCGCGGCGCACATGGTCGACGAGGACGTCGTCGTTGCCGGAGAGACGGAGGGCCTCGAGCAGAGCGAACGTGCTGCCGCCCGCGACGTAGACGGCTCCGGCGTCGGACAGCAGGCGGGCCGCATCCGCCGGGGCGGTGTCGCGCAGTGTGGCGTCGACGACCTCGCGGCCGCAGGCCAGCACCGCGTCGCGCTCGGCGGCGATGAACGGCGCATCGCGGAACGCAGCCTGAGCATCGTCGACGTAGACGATCGGTCCCGGTCGGGCGCCGTCATCGAGGAACGGGCGCATCGCGCCGGCCTGCAGGGAGAGAAGAAGCAGTCGCACGCCTTCCACGCTATCGACGGCGGCGGACACCGACCTCGCGGGGGAGGATGGTGACATGACCCGCACGTCCGTTCTCGCCTTTCTGCTCGATGTCGTCCTCGTGGTGGCGTTCGCGGCGACCGGCCGGGCGAGCCATGATTCCGATGTGCTCGCGGGGCTGTGGACGACCTCGTGGCCGTTCCTCGCCGCACTGGTGGTGGCGTGGACGGTGGCACGGGCCTGGCGCTCGCCGACGGGGATCGTCCCCACGGGCGTCGTCGTGTGGGTGGTGACGGTCATCGGGGGCATGCTGCTTCGCGCGGTGTCGGGTCAGGGGACGGCGCTGCCGTTCGTGATCGTCGCGACGCTGACGCTGCTCGTCCTGCTGGTCGGATGGCGTCTCATCGCCCGCGGCATCCGGGCGCTGCGGTCGCGCCGTGGTGGGCATTCTCGCAGCCGGGATGTCGCTCCCCGCGCGTAACCTGTCGGGCATGCGCCGCCCCACCCCCGACCCCGTCGGTCCCGGACAGGAGTCCGTCTGGGACTACCCTCGTCCGCCGCGTCTCGAACGCGTTCACGCGCGCGTGACGATCGACTTCGCCGCCATCACGATCGTTGACACCGACGACGTGGTGCGGGTGCTCGAGACGAGTCATCCGCCCGTGTACTACCTGCCGGCCGCGGCGTTCGTGCCCGGCTCGCTGGTTCCTGCGGTCGGCAGCTCGTACTGCGAGTTCAAAGGCGCGGCCGAGTACTTCGACGTCGTACGCGGCACGGCGGTGCGCGAGCGCGCAGCGTGGGGCTACCCCGACCCGTTGCCGGGATACGAAGAGCTCGTCGGCCGCGTCGCCGTCTATGCGGGCGGCATGGACCGGTGCACCGTCGACGGCGAGGCCGTCGTGCCTCAGCCCGGCGGCTTCTACGGCGGCTGGGTGACGTCGAACCTCGCGGGCCCGTTCAAGGGCGTCCCCGGTTCGATGGGATGGTGATCCGCTCGAACAGGCCCGCGTGGGCGTTTCGATGCTCCGCTCAGCGCTGGGCGCGGGCGAGGTTGGCGTGCAGCTCGTCGGCGTTCTGCCGCACGACGTAGGCGGGCTGGTCGCGCTCGACGCGCCAGCTGTCGGCCAGCGAACCGATGTCGACGGTGTCGAAGCCGAAGTCGTCGTAGAGCGCGGTGACGTGCGCGACGGCCTCGGGGTGGTCGCTCGCAGTCGCGAGCGCGCGACGGTCGGGCGTTCCGGCAGGGGAGCCGCCGGTGTTGATGTCGGCGGCGGGGATGTGGTTGAACGCCTTCACGACCTTCGACTCGGCGAAGTGGCGCTGAGCCATCTCGGATGTCGTGGTGCGCTTCTCCTCCAGCTCGGCGATCCGGCCGTCGCGCTCCCAGTAGTAGTTGTTCGTGTCGAGGACGATCTTGCCGGCGAGCGGTTCGGCGGGGATGTCCTCGAGCGCCTTGAGCGGCACAGTGACGACGGCCCAGTCGGCCGCCTCCGCCGCTTCTTGCGCTGTCGCGGCCCGGGCGCGGTCGCCGAGCCTCGCGACGAGGTCGGCGAGCGTCTCGGGCCCGCGTGAGTTGGCGATCACGACGTCGTAGCCGCGTGCGACGAGCCCCTCCGCGAGAGCGCTTCCGATGTGTCCTGCTCCGATGATTCCCACAGTGGTCATGCGGAGGTGAACCGTGGGGACGGGCCTCGGCATTCCCGACAGACACGGAACGTGTGTAAAGTACAGTTGACAGTAAAGCTAGCTTTACACCGAGGAGAATAATGGTCGAGAACAGTGACACGCCGTCGGTCGTCGACACGCGCCCCCGCTGGGGACGCATGAGATTCGGCAGTCGCCGCTTCTCCGCGCTGTGGGTCGCCATCCCCGTGGGGGTGCTCGTGTCGGCGGCGCTCGCCGCGGTCGTGGTGGCGACGGGAGGCGCGGGAACGCAGCCGGCCCTCGGCGCCGTCGTGATCGTGGCCCTCACCCTGCCTGCGTGCGTCGGCTTCGCCTGGGTGGCGTTCGTCGACCGATCGACTCTGCGGGGAACCACCGAGCAGCCCGAGCAGTCGGTCGAGGCGCGATGGTTCGAGCGGGCCTCGAGCGGTGCCCTCACCGACACGCTTCTGATCGTGGGCCTCGGCACGGCGATCCTGGCGTTCACCCGGGTCGAGATCCCGACCCTGATCGCACTGTCAGCCGTGCTGCTCATCGCCATGGCGTCGGTCGCGGTGCGCTATCTCGCGCAGCAGCGGCGCGGCTGACCGTGGAGAACTCGGTGGCCGAGCGCCGACACGACCGCGGGTGGTCGCAGCAGCGCCTCGCCGATGAGCTCGGGGTGTCGCGTCAGACCGTCATCTCGATCGAACGGGGGCGCTTCGATCCGTCGCTACCGCTCGCGTTCCGGCTCGCGCGGGCGTTCGGATGCACGATCGAGGAGATCTTCTCCGACGAGGTCGAATGAGCGAAGCGGAGCTCAGAGGATCTGGCCGATGGGCTCGCGCTTCTCCGCCTGGAATCGGTCCTCGTTGCGACCGCGGGCCCAGTAGCCCGACAGTGAGACGCGGCCGCGCTCGAGTCCTCGCTCGTCGAAGAGCACGCGACGCAGGGCCTTCATCGACTCGCGCTCGCCGTGCGCGAAGACCTGCACGTCGCCCGTCGGCCAGTCGTACTGCCGCACGACGGCGGAGAGAGCGTCGGGGTCGTGGGTCGGATCGACGATCCACTCGATCTCGACGCCGGCCGGAGCCTCGATCGGCAGGATCGCGTCGTCGGACTCCACCTCGACGAACGCGTGTCCGACCGCGTCCGACGGAAGCGCTTCGAGGGCCGCGGCGATCGCCGGAACCGCCGAGAGATCGCCCGCGAACAGATGCCAGTCGGCCGCGGCATCCGGTGCGTAACCGCCGCCCGGCCCCATCAGCTCGATCCGGTCGCCCACCTGTGCCCGCGCCGCCCACGGCCCGGCGAGGCCCTCGTCGCCATGGACCACGAAGTCGATCGACAGCGTGCCGGCGACGGCATCCACCCGACGGACCGTGTAGGTGCGGGTCACGGGCGCCGACTCGGGAGCGGGGGTGGCGAACTTCAGCTTGACGTACTTGTCGGTTTCGGGCCGGTTCTGGAACGCGGCGAAGCCGTCGCCGCCGAGAACGACGCGCACCAGGTGCGCCGAGAGCCGTTCGGTTCCGACGACCTCGAGCTCGATGCTCGGACGGGGCGTGCGGGGTGCGGTGCGAGAGGAGAGGGCCACCTCACCCACGGTACCGGGGCTCACTGGTTGCGGGCTCATCAGCCCCGGCGCAGCGGGTCAGGCGAAGCGGACCCAGTTGGCGCCCGCGCCGGTCTCGGCCTGCTCGAGCAGCGTCAGCTCGGCGCCGTCGACGGCGTAGAGCGACACCGTGCGTGACTTCTCGCCCGCAGCGATCAGACGGTCTCCGGACGGCGAGAGAACGAACCCACGCGGCTGCGGCTCCGTGGGGATGAAAGCCGAGACGTCGTGCACGGTGCCGTCTTCGGCGACGGGAGCTGCGCCCAGTGTGCTGGTCGAGCGCTCCGAGATCCACAGGAACCGCTCGTCCGCACCGAAATGGATGTCAGCGCCCCAGACAGCGTGGTTGGCGACGGGGTCGCCGCCGATCTCGCCGCGCGCGAGCCCGGCCGCGGGATCGACGGCGTTGGCCTGCGAACGAAGCTCGAGAGCGCCCGCCTCACGGTCGCGTGCGTAGTGCAGCACCTCTCCCGAGTACTCGGTCATGACGTACACGGCGTCTTCGGCGCTGTTGAGCACGAGGTGGCGGGGGCCGCTGCCGGCTGGTGCCGCGGCCGTGCCTGATCCGACTGGAGTCAGCGACAGGTCGTCGCCGAGGGCGAACTGCCCCACGAGGTCGTCTCCGAGCGAGACGAAATACGCGAACCGGCCGTCGGACGAAGGCAGCACGGAGTGGAGCTTGGCGAACTGCACGCGCCCGGTGGGCTCGAGGATCGTGCCATCGGCGATGGGAGCGACGAACCCGTAGTCGCCGCCGTACGACGCCGCCAGCAGAGCCGTGCCGCCGCGGGTCAGCGCGATGTAGCTGACCGATCCGTCCGGCAGCGGGAACCGCGAGACGGGGGTGAGCTCACCCGTGCCGCGATCGAGCGAGAGCGTGACGATCGCCGCGGGCTCGTCCGAGGCCGCACCCTTGACGCCGGCGTAGACGAGATCGCGCTCGCCGTCGATCGCGAAGGTGCCGGTGCCGGTGAGGCCCTCGGCGACGAAGACGCGTTCGAGAGCGTCGCCGTCGAGCCGGAAGACGCTGATGCTGCTGTCACCCGCGTT
It contains:
- a CDS encoding DUF3054 domain-containing protein, which translates into the protein MTRTSVLAFLLDVVLVVAFAATGRASHDSDVLAGLWTTSWPFLAALVVAWTVARAWRSPTGIVPTGVVVWVVTVIGGMLLRAVSGQGTALPFVIVATLTLLVLLVGWRLIARGIRALRSRRGGHSRSRDVAPRA
- a CDS encoding DUF427 domain-containing protein, whose protein sequence is MRRPTPDPVGPGQESVWDYPRPPRLERVHARVTIDFAAITIVDTDDVVRVLETSHPPVYYLPAAAFVPGSLVPAVGSSYCEFKGAAEYFDVVRGTAVRERAAWGYPDPLPGYEELVGRVAVYAGGMDRCTVDGEAVVPQPGGFYGGWVTSNLAGPFKGVPGSMGW
- a CDS encoding AMP-binding protein, whose amino-acid sequence is MSSPDATAATAAFRAARDFLLDNAHSPEAAHAGFVWPDVGDHFNWAVDWFDAIATGNDRVALHVVDEDGTEVQVTYDEMRRRSNRVANWLTEQGIGHGDAVMLMLGNRVELWEAMLAILKIGAVILPTSVVLGTDDLLERVERADIRAVLADPVDAAKFDGIAGRFERIVVGGERPGWQSFADTATAADTAPGVVVASDDPAIVYFTSGTTSRPKMVVHTHVSYPVGHLSTTYWIGVRPGDVHMTISAPGWGKHAWSLFFAPWIAEATIFVYNYARFDAARLVEQLDRNGVNTFCAPPTVWRMLIQADLEKRPHALRELLSAGEPLNPEVIDTIERWWGLQIRDGYGQTELTAVIGNTPGVAVKPGAMGRPLPGNDIVLIDPLTGRIGDEGEICLPTAPTRPLNLMPGYLGEPERTAKVDHDGYYHTSDVAVRDADGQLTFVGRTDDVFKASDFKVSPFEVESILLTHPAVAEAGVVGAPDAVRLNIVKAYVALAASWGASAETARAILAHAREHMPPYMRVRRVEFFELPKTISGKIRRVELREREVAAADAGERLTTEWRESDFPDLKG
- a CDS encoding lactonase family protein; its protein translation is MTDSSLVLVANAGDSSISVFRLDGDALERVFVAEGLTGTGTFAIDGERDLVYAGVKGAASDEPAAIVTLSLDRGTGELTPVSRFPLPDGSVSYIALTRGGTALLAASYGGDYGFVAPIADGTILEPTGRVQFAKLHSVLPSSDGRFAYFVSLGDDLVGQFALGDDLSLTPVGSGTAAAPAGSGPRHLVLNSAEDAVYVMTEYSGEVLHYARDREAGALELRSQANAVDPAAGLARGEIGGDPVANHAVWGADIHFGADERFLWISERSTSTLGAAPVAEDGTVHDVSAFIPTEPQPRGFVLSPSGDRLIAAGEKSRTVSLYAVDGAELTLLEQAETGAGANWVRFA
- a CDS encoding Type 1 glutamine amidotransferase-like domain-containing protein; translated protein: MRLLLLSLQAGAMRPFLDDGARPGPIVYVDDAQAAFRDAPFIAAERDAVLACGREVVDATLRDTAPADAARLLSDAGAVYVAGGSTFALLEALRLSGNDDVLVDHVRRGLPYVGLSAGSIVAAPDVTPASLMDDPADGPALATHAGLGLIDVTVIPHADGALPPYPPELIRRTVDTYGSDFALLLLRDDQALLVDDGVSTVIASR
- a CDS encoding NADPH-dependent F420 reductase gives rise to the protein MTTVGIIGAGHIGSALAEGLVARGYDVVIANSRGPETLADLVARLGDRARAATAQEAAEAADWAVVTVPLKALEDIPAEPLAGKIVLDTNNYYWERDGRIAELEEKRTTTSEMAQRHFAESKVVKAFNHIPAADINTGGSPAGTPDRRALATASDHPEAVAHVTALYDDFGFDTVDIGSLADSWRVERDQPAYVVRQNADELHANLARAQR
- a CDS encoding helix-turn-helix transcriptional regulator; this encodes MENSVAERRHDRGWSQQRLADELGVSRQTVISIERGRFDPSLPLAFRLARAFGCTIEEIFSDEVE
- a CDS encoding siderophore-interacting protein; this encodes MALSSRTAPRTPRPSIELEVVGTERLSAHLVRVVLGGDGFAAFQNRPETDKYVKLKFATPAPESAPVTRTYTVRRVDAVAGTLSIDFVVHGDEGLAGPWAARAQVGDRIELMGPGGGYAPDAAADWHLFAGDLSAVPAIAAALEALPSDAVGHAFVEVESDDAILPIEAPAGVEIEWIVDPTHDPDALSAVVRQYDWPTGDVQVFAHGERESMKALRRVLFDERGLERGRVSLSGYWARGRNEDRFQAEKREPIGQIL